The Seriola aureovittata isolate HTS-2021-v1 ecotype China chromosome 16, ASM2101889v1, whole genome shotgun sequence genomic interval TTGACCTGAGATAAGCTAACCTGCTGTTTAACGTTATAACACCGCGGTCAAGAAAAGGATAACAAATGCAACCTATTTGCAGGTAGTCATTATCTCTGCTGTGAACCTTAtgtttgtgtcatgtgtttGTAGGGGGTGGGGTGAGGCCTGCACAGTCAAGATCACATGTATCTGATGGGCAAAGTTTATTGATGAGGTTACTAATGATTACACTTGCTCATCAAGGAAGTGACCTGTGCCAGTAATCAGAGGGGGAGGGGTTAGATCTTTTGCTCTTCAGTGACATGGATGTTAGAGGAGTCTAATGGTCCTGTCATGTTAGTTTGATGTTATGGTCTGGTCTGGAGACAACCCACTAGTTGTGAAACAGCTAGACTTGTGGATTCAGGaagtttgtgtgcatgtgtggtgtgtgtgtgtgtgtgtgtgtgtgtgtgtgtgtgtgtcagacaatGTGTAACCAGCAGGAAGCTCTTATCTGCTGACCTACATAATGCACTCTTCCCTCTTAGCAGGGGTGAAAAACAAGCCCGTTTTGCaagtcagagaagaagaagaagaagaagaagaagacggacTGCTGAAAACAGCAGTTCAGTGCAGCAGAGCCACCTGTGGCTCCATGAAAAGTGCAGAAGTGCTAAACAAAGGGCTCAGTCATCAGACAGTTAGAACTATATGCCAGGTATCACATGTCAAATGGAAAACTACTAAGCAGCTCTGACAACGCATGTGTTTACTCTTTATGGTTTCTTGTAGCAGTGTCATAAACATATGGTAGCAAACATGAAGTAACATGTTGACtctaaacaaacagctgaaaagaGCTGACATATTACAGTTCTGCCACATGAGGTAAAGCATGGAAGTGGAATGACATAAGGGCAATAAAGTCTGTAATAAGAACAATGAACACTATAAATAGCTAAAGAGTTGGAGTAAAGTATGTCTGAACTCACTATTCTTTATACACAGGCAGTGTGTACTTCCGGAACAATGAAGAAATCAGGAAATTAAAAATACCTTTAAAGGTAATAAGCAGAAACTCGTAAGAATGTGACgtttccagatgttttataGGTTTACTGTTGGATTGAATTTACAACTCATGCGTTACAGTCTTACCTCCCAGCAGGTGAGGGGACAAGTGAGCCGGTAAAGACCCTATAAGCAGCCTGTGGCCCTCAGGAGGCAGCTGGCCCTCATCGTCACCATCCGTGCCATCGAGGCTCTGATTGAGTCCGTGAGACCCTGACCTGCCGCCGGCCGGTATACTGAGCCCGGAGCTGGTTGGCCCTGCACCCGTGTACCGGATCCGGGGGCCATCGGGTCCATTTGTGTACCTAAACCCCGCAATCCTTTCCCCGCCGCTGGGGTTTCCAGATGGGAGATCGGAGCTGGAATAAGCCCGAGTTCTACCATCAAATACAGGGTTGCTCTGTTTGGCCCCCATGCTGTCTCAGGTTTTCCTCCTCAGGGTTTTTGAGTGCGCTATAAAGTTTTTAGCCACGACACATGATCGCAGTGAGTCCTGAAGAGCTGACACcaacaaaggaaataaaacctAACGCACGAACAGCAATAAAGGCGAGGTGATCCAACATCTCAAAGTTTCATGCTGCGCCCTGTGCGTAAAGTGCGCACTCACTGACGCACAACTTAATTTCcaaatggttgttttttttttttgttttttttttggcagagcCCTTCCCTTTTTTCAACAAtggaaaattataaaaataaaaaaaaaatctcttcagTTAAACGTCCTCAGTTCCTCCGCTTCAGACGAACACATAAGCTCGAGTGTTGACCCCACAGCTCGTCTGgttcaagtttgtttttgtgctcaaCTGTGTTCgtctggaaagaaaaataaaagcagggaTTGCCCTCCTCCCTCTGCGAGGAAGCTCCGTCAAACCACCCGAAGCCCACCAGAACAAGGTCAATTcgccttcaaagtaaaagtatttaattgtgcaaaaaaaacaaaatgactgaaaagtAGCTGTGATAAAGAATACAACTTTGTTTCTATAAAATAAATGCTCGGTATTATCTGGTACCCTATACTGAGCAAACCTTTATGTCTTTTCTTTAGCTATTACTAAAATTATTACCATCAATGCTTTTACTTCGACGGCCTGATCAGTGCTTCCGGTCTTGACCTCATCAGACTTCAGCTTGACGCAGCCTTGAGTGGGCGCGTCAGGTGGCGAGTGACGTCAAGCCCAGTAACACCAGCGGGGCTGTTGGCACAGCGGCAGGTCACCAGTCCGCGGTGTGATATGACCGGCCCTCCATGTTGAGCGCTTTGTGTGCCATTAACTCCAGgccattaagaaaaaaaaacacacacacacgcctgtgGAACACTTGCTCTGTTCACACGGTTTATTGAACAATTTCACACACATCGGAGGGCAAACAGAAGATACACTGCATGAGAAACATTCAAAGAggcaataaaaagacaaaaacatttacaagcCAAAGTAAACAGgctaaagataaagataaatcTGATGCAGTCTCGCATGTGGATCGAGTGGTTGAAGgcgagggaggggggagaggggggggccTGAAGCATCGCAGTGCACTGGATGTGacatacaacaaacacactgtcagaTTAGAAATTACAGGGTAGGCAAAGGGAGGCTGACgacaaatattttctcttccCTGTGATATCACTCTGGGGTTTGGGTGTGCACTCGTTAAATTCATGGTCAGGCGAAAACCTCGAAAGAAGCAGATaaattcaaaacaacacacGCAAAAAGAGAAGGGGGTTAATTTCAGGAGTGTATCTCATCAAGAGGGTAAACTGTGAACCACCAGCAACCAGGAAGACTACAGGAACTAAGAGTGTCATGTGACGACGAGACACCCAAACCAGGAAGGGCTTAAGCTGCAGCATGAGCCTTTGTTGTGATGGTCATATGATAGTAACACTGATTAAAAACGTCTTCATAAAGTGACTTCTAACTCTTGGAAACACTAAGAGACACACCTCCAAAAATATGACCCATGCTACTGTAAAGCTGCACACTTTCCACATGAGGAGCGAATGTGTGAAATGCTTTTGACTGTAACCTATACAACTATTATAACAGTGTGTTTAAAACA includes:
- the LOC130184201 gene encoding E3 ubiquitin-protein ligase ZNRF2-like yields the protein MGAKQSNPVFDGRTRAYSSSDLPSGNPSGGERIAGFRYTNGPDGPRIRYTGAGPTSSGLSIPAGGRSGSHGLNQSLDGTDGDDEGQLPPEGHRLLIGSLPAHLSPHLLGGFHCPVCSKIMASDEIEKHLLMCFSKTRLTYNKDILSRHSGECAICLEELEQGDTIARLPCLCIYHKGCIDEWFEVNRSCPEHPAD